GGCTGTACATGGTGAACATGGAGAATGCCTCCTGATTTTGGTGATTTCGCCTGGCATGGAATATGCCAAGTAAAAAATCTTAGCAATAGTGAATGCATATGTCAATGGTCTAATAAAAAATCCACCAAACACATGTTGGTGGGGGAATGAGCAAGGGCTAGCGGTCTAGCCTAGTCCTCGTTGGCGGAGAACACGAGCCCGACCACGAACTCCACGCGCGGATGTTCGGGATTCGTGGCGAACCACTTGCCATCCCGGAAGGTGAGGACTTGGTCGAAGCCGTCGAAGTCCTTGCCCCAGAGCGTGATCTGGTACTCCAGCATCGGCTGGACTCGGATGGTCCGCTGACAGACTAGGGTCTCCGCCACCAAACCGGTGGGGAAGGTCACGCTGACAAATGTCAGTACTAGGGGAATCTCTTCAGGGAAGCCGGGGAAATTCGGATCCTTGGGCATAGAGAACTCCTGTCGCTGAAGTGCTGTTTTTCCCGGCATGGAATATGCCAAGTAGGAGAACTTAACACGAAAGTTTATCCGTGTCAATATCCCTAGCCTTAAAACTGCTTCATGCTATAATTGAATTTCTATGGCATACAATAAACTCACAAACGAAGAAGAGAAGGTAATTCTGCACAAGGGTACAGAAAAGCCTTTTTCTGGTGAGTATGATAAAAATTTTGAGGAGGGCGGATATTACTGCAAACAGTGCGGAGCCAAACTATATAATTCGGAAAACAAATTTGACGCGCACTGCGGGTGGCCCAGTTTTGACGCGGAAGTTCCAGGTAGCGTCAGACGTTTACCCGACGCGGATGGCATGCGCACAGAAATCCAATGTGCAAAATGCAACGCGCATTTGGGTCATGTGTTTGAAGGGGAGAGAATGACTGAAAAAAATACCCGTCACTGTGTTAATTCCATTTCATTAGTATTCAAACCAAATGGAAAATAATTACAAAAAAATTGTGTTGGGTGGAGGATGTTTCTGGTGTGTGGAAGCAGTCTTTGCGCTTACGAAAGGAATTGTTTCAGCGACTTGCGGTTATGCGGGAGGGGACACTAATAATCCAAGCTATGAAGAAGTATCTTCTGGAACGACCGGTCATGCTGAAGTTGTTGAAGTAATATATGATGCATCTTTAATTACGTTGTCTGATATATTGAAAACATTTTTTGCTATGCACGATCCGACCAGTCTGAACCGGCAGGGGAATGATGTTGGGACGCAATATCGCTCGGCTATTTATTGGAATGATGAGGATCAGAAAAATGAAGTAGAAAGTTTTATCGCAGCTGCTCAAAAAGAATATACTAAGCCGATCGTAACGGAAGTTAAAAAGCTGGACCGGTTTTATCGGGCGGAAGAATATCATCAGCAATATTTTGAAAAGAATCCCAACCAGGCATATTGCCGGTTAGTGATTGCGCCAAAGGTAAATAAATTTAAAAAAGTATTATAAAAAACGGAATGGGGACTAATCAGTTCCCATTCATGTATTGAAATCGCTAGTCAGCGGGTGTTTTTTTATTTAGATAGCTTTGACAAAATTAAAAAAATGTGCTATAATGTTAAGTATTAGGCTAAGATTAGCGATAAAAATTAATTAAAATCATATGGACGAACAAAAACAAACACAAACAGATACGATTACAATAACCAAAACATCTGTTGGCGTAGTCAATGTTGCTGTTATTACATTGCTAATGGGAGCGTCATTAATAATTGCTGCCGGAATTGTCATGGGTCTTTCAAATATGAAGACCATGCCAACAAAAAGGACTCCTGCAATATATCCAACAAGCAATGCATTTATGCCGAAGGTAATTGATGATGGGCATCTTTCAATGCCCATAATTCATCCAAACCAAGTTAGTGGTTGGGATGTCTATAATCGTGGGGTTTTTGCTGGATCACTTGTCGATGTAAGTTGGTATCCGTCTGGAAATATCGGAGTAAATTCATTAAATCCACTTTCAATTGAAGTTAATTTAGGGTCAAACACAACAAAAGTAGATGTGCTTTCGCAGGCGATTACTTTGCAGACTGACGGAAATGTTGTTACAACACTTTGTTATCCGGGCAGAAAAGGTATTTCGTCAGGTAATTTAAAATATTATTATGATATTTATGGCACGCCATATCATAATTCCGAATTAACTGTTCCGGTTATGAATAGCGATTGTCCTAGAATTTTAGCAAATTCATATAATCCGATGAATCTGGTAAGCGGTGAAATAAATTCTCCTTATCCAGATGAAGTTGGACCATTCGTAAGGTCAAACATTATTCGAGAGAGTCAACCAATGGGAGCATACCTTGGCAGTGACAATGGTTTTGAAATGGAGCTTTGGGATGAGTATGAGAATTACGAATTAATTGGCGGGAAATCACCATTGTTAGTTTCAATTGGACACTTTGCCGAAGGAGAAATTACAATCCCGGAGCGAGTTTGGACAATCGGATCTTATGATCCTAATTCATCCAAAGTATTATTTTACGGGGTACATGATCTGTGTATTCCATCGGTAACGCTGGAACCAAATGTTGGTGCATTCTTTTTCTACGATCTGAATGGCAGGCCGTATGCTGACGCACTTCTGACCAGAGCGATTGCCTGTGGAGTAAATCCTGGAGATAACGATTATGAGATTCACGCAGTAACAAAGAGCACAGATAATATGGGCAATGTTGTCGAAACATTGCCGGACATGATAGTAGAATAGAATTAAAATAAAAATATATGGAACAAAAACAAACAGAAGTTACTACTAGCACAAAAAAATCTATTGGCGTAGTTAATGTTGCAGTTATTACATTGCTAATGGGAGCGTCATTAGTAATCGCTGCCGGGATTGTTTTAGGTCTTGCTGATATGAAAAAAATGCCGCAAAAGAACCCGCAGGCAGTAATGATTACGGAAAGCGATGTGATGTTTTTAGAAGCGGAGCATTTGATTAAAAACATTCAAACTTCTGGAGATCAGGAAACAGAGTTAAGCGAGATTAAAGTGGCATCAAGTTTTAAGATCACTCCTAGTACAACTAGAGAGGAACTCTTATTGAAAACAGCACAGTTTTTACGCAATATGGGAGTACCGGAACAGGAAATTACAGCAAAGCTGAATGATGAAAGCAAACTCGTTGAACTCAGTCCGATATTTGCACCAGAAAACGAAGATCAGTCCTTGTATGAAGTATTTCAGGAAATTGATACAACAACAGATGATTCACAAGATGTGTTAAATGCGGATTCTGTTAATTCGGATTGGGTATTGGCGGAAACATCAACTGAAGATGGTCTTACTCAAGCACAAAGAGATGCTTTAGGGGAAGTATTGGATCATATGCAAAATGACGGTAGTGCATTTTGGTCCTGGGCAAGACAAGAAGCATTAAGGTATGCATCGGGTGGTGTTCTTATAGCACTTAATGATATAACAAATTTGGACATTGAGTCTTATCTGAATTCATTAGAAAATTCTCAACTTGGCCAGTTTTATGGTGGTGTTCGCGGTTGGTTACAAGATCGGCATTTTGAGTTTCAGTGTTCGCTCAATGGTGGGGCATCCTTTCAGTATACTGTTGGTGGGGCATGTATTAATTTCAATTATGACAGTAAGACTGATGGCGGAACAATAGGAGTTGAAGGTTCTATTAGATGGTAAGATTCCTATTGCTAGAATAGATTAAGGAAGATTAATAAAAACTCTCGCAGACAATGCGGGGGTTTTTGATTCAATACAAACAGCTTGGCTATTGACATGGCGGGGGATTTATGATAACTTATCCGGTTCGCCCTGCACTGTGGTGTTTGGAAACAAGGAGGAAGGAAACGTGTCCAACAATCCGAACAACATACGGGTGGGAGATGTGATCTGGAGGGAGGTTTTCTTCTCCAGGTTTTCTCCTTCGCAGATGGATGACCTGTTGCCGGTCGAGTCGGAACATGGTGGGATAATCCTTCGCGCTGCGCCGGGTGAATTCTACTCGGTCAGAGATGACCGCCCGTGGGTCATTACCTCGGGATCACGGCGGGGGCTGATCTGCTTCTGCTACTTTCCGCTTCCGGCGGATACGTCCAACGTGATCGGCTTCGAGGTGTGCCGGATCAACAAGAACGCCACCTCCGTGTGCGTGAAGCCCGTCTTCGGACAGATCGCGACACTGCTCGAGCATTACAACGTTCCTTCGGAGTTTTTACAGCACGCCAGGCAAGCCTAATCCCTTGCCTTTTTTTATTAGATAAAAAAACCGCCTCTAGATGGGAAGCGGGTCAGGTATCACGGACCGCCGTGTCGTTTTGGGCACCGGTCGGCGTGCTTTCTGTCTGGGGATCTCCCCAGAAAAAAATGAGCGGAAACAATCCGATTATCATGAACGTAAAAGTCTCAAGCAAGGGATAGTGCTTCGGCAGAAACCAGCAACCAACTACGAGTACGGACGCGTAGTATTGGATTGCGATCACAATCTTCAGTTCAAGACTGGAGATGTGTCTGGTTGCGATGCGGATCGTGATAAACATGTAAGGGACTGCCACAGCGCGGGCGACGATCCACCAGGTGGAGAAGTAGCTCTGCTCGAACTTGAGGTGGGGATAGATTGCCAACACGCTCACCAGAGCGACAAAGGCAACGGCCAGTCCGATCATGAGTTGCATGGTTTTTCCTTCCGGTTCGGGGAAAGAGCCAGTTTGAAATTTTACTTTTTAAGACCAGTTCTGTCAATGGGTATTTTTTTAAAGGAGCATGAATTGGTCTGTCTACTATTGACATGGCGGGGGATTTATGATAACTTATCCGGTTCGCCCTGCACTGTGGTGTTTGGAACATGGAGGAAGGAAACGTGTCCAACAACCCGAACAACATCAAGGTGGGTGACCTCATTCTGCGCGAGGTCATCTTTAGTGGGGTGGAGCCGCCGCGGATGGTCGATCTGTTCCCCGTGGAGTCGGATCACGGCGGAGTTATCTTCCGTGCTGATCCGGGAGAGTTCTACGACGTCGTGGATGACCGCTCGTGGGTGATCACCTCGAATGCGCGCAGGGGAATGGTCTGCTTCTGCTACTTCAAGCTTCCGCCGATTACCTCCAACGTGATCGGCTTCGAAGTGAAGCGGATCAACAAGAACGGAACCTCCGTATGCGTGAAGCCCGTTTTCGGGCGGATCGCGACACTGCTCGAGCACTACAACGCACCTTCGGGAAGCATCGCACGCTAGGCACGTACACTCATTTTTTGAAAGGGGGGAGTACGATGTTTTGGACGAAATGGTTCAAACGGTCTTCCATCGGGATCAATGTGGGGGACAAGATCTGGAAGAATCCAGATTTCCTGCACTTGAGCGTCCCAGAAGGAATTCGCGGCAGCCGTGGAAAGCACAAGGGCCGACTGGTCGGGATCGTCTTCCGGGAGGATTCTGATAGCAGATGGCAGTTCAGCGCGAATCCGTTCGATGCCATGACGTATGTCTTCTCGGGAAGAGGCCTCCGCTGCTACAGCGAGATGAGCTTCATTCCGGTGGAGACCATCGGATTCGAGGTGACTCGAATCAACAGGAACAAGGGCGGGACGATGTCTCTCCAAGTCGATCCCATCACCGGGACGCGCGAGATGCTGCTCAAGCATTTCTCGGCACCCCAAGAGTGCATCGCGCGCTAGGTGTGCGTGCATCCAGACAGAAAGGTAGAGTCTGTGAAAATCAAGTCGTTCTTGGCACAATTTTCGTCGATGGATACGTCGCCGGGATTTGTGACCACGCTTGAAGGGTTGGATGCGAGGGTCAACACGTGGCTGATGAACAAGAACATCGAAGTGCACCACGTCAATGTGGTGCATGCGGGTGACCGCTGTCATCGTGTCGGCGTCATCATGTTCGTTTTCTATACCGAGAACGCTGAATAGGTTCTCGTTCGTTCATTGCGTAGGCTTCTTCCAAGAGGCCTTTTTTTATTGGATAAAAAAATCCGCTGAAATCACCAGGTGGTGATGACAGCGGGGGCAAAGAGCATGTGGCGGGCAACTAGACCTGCTGGCATTCGGAAGCGGTGAGTTCCTCGTAACGGTCGAGCGGAACGGCGCAGACGCTAGCATGGTCGCGGATCGCGACTCGTATCTTGCCACCTTCCGGCGGAAGTGGGGGAGCGAACACAACCAGTCCGTGCCCCTTCTCGATCGAATTGTGCGGGAACCGCCAGGTGTCCGAGTCGGTGTCGACTTGGTGGATCCGGATGATCCGGGGCTGTGCGATTTCGTGATCGAGGGGAGGGGTGTCGCGAAGGGACGGGCGGTGGAAGTACGGGACGGCTTCCGGCGGGATGTCGATGATGTCACCGAGGTTGATGGTGAAGCATTTTTCCTTCGTATGACTGTCAGCCATGGTCGTTCCTCCCTGAAAGTGCAGGAGCCGATTATTTGGAGATCGGTAAAATCTCCTAGTCGCCATATTATAGACTGGTTTATTTGTGAAAGTCAACAGAATATATAAATCGAAAGATAGATTATTCACAATGAGGGAGCGGTTATTCCGTAAGGGCTGTCAAAATACTAATCATCAACTGTCTGCCAGTCTAAAACAATGTTTTTTTCTTACTAAGTACTTGCTTTTTTTTTAAATACTTGTTATTCTGTAAGCATGAGTTTAATTATTAAACGAAATGCATGAAGAAAACATTCTTATTGCTTTTCATCTTTTCTTTGTTCCTGCTACCACAGGTAACAAACGCAGTATCATTCTATAATCCTTCAGGTACGTTAGGATTAGGTACAGCGAACCTGCAAGCAACGGTAATTGCGATCATCCAATGGATACTGGGATTACTGGGATTGATTGCAGTTATTCTCGTCCTATATGGTGGGTTCACATGGATGACAGCTGGTGGTAACGAAGAAAAAGTTGAAAAAGCAAAGAAAATTATTACGGCGGCCGTTATCGGCTTAGTAATTATCTTGGTCGCTTGGGCAATAGTAATATTTGCCTTAAACGTGTTACAGAATACAAGCGGTATAT
This is a stretch of genomic DNA from Patescibacteria group bacterium. It encodes these proteins:
- a CDS encoding methionine-R-sulfoxide reductase, with the protein product MAYNKLTNEEEKVILHKGTEKPFSGEYDKNFEEGGYYCKQCGAKLYNSENKFDAHCGWPSFDAEVPGSVRRLPDADGMRTEIQCAKCNAHLGHVFEGERMTEKNTRHCVNSISLVFKPNGK
- the msrA gene encoding peptide-methionine (S)-S-oxide reductase MsrA gives rise to the protein MENNYKKIVLGGGCFWCVEAVFALTKGIVSATCGYAGGDTNNPSYEEVSSGTTGHAEVVEVIYDASLITLSDILKTFFAMHDPTSLNRQGNDVGTQYRSAIYWNDEDQKNEVESFIAAAQKEYTKPIVTEVKKLDRFYRAEEYHQQYFEKNPNQAYCRLVIAPKVNKFKKVL
- a CDS encoding pilin, with product MKKTFLLLFIFSLFLLPQVTNAVSFYNPSGTLGLGTANLQATVIAIIQWILGLLGLIAVILVLYGGFTWMTAGGNEEKVEKAKKIITAAVIGLVIILVAWAIVIFALNVLQNTSGI